Within Mustela nigripes isolate SB6536 chromosome 3, MUSNIG.SB6536, whole genome shotgun sequence, the genomic segment TAAGAAATGAATGTAACTTTTGTTTTAtggtaaaataatttcttcctgaGTTCTTTCTTACCTTTGATGCTAAAACAGACctgtgcgtgcacatgtgtgcatgtgtatatggtatatatatatatggtcatacatacacaaaattattttgtgtCATTTGTTTATAGTAAACCAACCAAATCAGCTGCTTACTTTGGTGTAAAACTGATATGGTACCTAATCTGCTGGGTAAAAAAATCTCAATTGAACTGAATAAaaccatttcctttttcattttttcattttatttatttatttatttatttatttatttattttcagctgtAGATTTTTATTAGATGGAGAATGTCTTAGGTTGGCCCAAAGGAAAGTGGTGAGAGTTGGCAAGCACTCCTCCTTATCAGAGAGGAGGCATTCCTGGCTAATGGGGACGGGTAGTTATGATAGCTAAAAGTCAGGGTCTTCTGCTTAACTTTGACCACTCAATATCACGAGTCCTGACATGAGAGTTTGCAGTGAGCTAGTTCAACTTGGCCAATAGTTCTTCCAGCTCTGGCTGAGTTTTGAACCTTCCCTTGAAGTCTTCTTCAGTGTGCTCCTTCACTGATAATCTCACTCCTTCGGGAAGATTGCTTTGGATTATTTCCAAGAAAATCTCTGCAAATGTAGCACTCAAACCGCTGATCTGAACCACTCGCTCATGGGTGGTGAGAACTGAGTCCGGGAGCATTTTGCTGCCTTGGTCCTGTAGCCGCAACACCTCCATGGTTTTGGTGGGCATAGAGTAACTTTTCTCAACTTTAATGGATAGATGGTTACAGAGGTTGTGAGCATATTGGGCATAACTCTCCACCACAGCCATGTTGTATGCAGTCAGGTGAATGTTTAAAACCCCATATTCATAATCTGCCCCCAAATTAATGGGTCTCACTTCCACTTTTGCCCTCTTCTTCTTGGGCTCCTTTGGTTTCACTAGGTGCTTGTATCTTCCAATGCCATGGATAGGCCTTGTCTTGTAGTGCCGACTGGTACTCAGCAGAATGCCACCTGCAGAACTGATGGGATTTTCTCCTGAAGTTCTGACCCTTAAGAGAGAAAAGGCTTGCTTAAAAATGATATCGTTCCTCAGACACAGCATCTTTCCCAGAGCTCCGTTCATCATCTGCTGTTGCGGTCGCTAACTGTAAGCTGAAACCCTGCCCAACCTGCAGCGATCCCCgggcctattttttctttttagactaggctccacgctcagtgtggggcttgaactcactaccctgagattaagacgtgagctgagatcgagttggatgcttaacccaggcgtcccaaataaaatcttttacttttttttttttttttaagattttatttatttctttgagagtgagacagagagaatgagagagagagagagcatgagaggagagaggtcagcaggagaagcagactccctgctgagcagggagcctgatgatgggtGACTTGagctggggactccaggatcatgacctgagctgaaggcagtcgcttagccaactgagccacccaggcgcccctaaaatcatTTACTTTTGATATTAGTTAAATCTGATATTTATTAGCTCTTcagtaaatta encodes:
- the LOC132013877 gene encoding large ribosomal subunit protein mL48-like, which encodes MMNGALGKMLCLRNDIIFKQAFSLLRVRTSGENPISSAGGILLSTSRHYKTRPIHGIGRYKHLVKPKEPKKKRAKVEVRPINLGADYEYGVLNIHLTAYNMAVVESYAQYAHNLCNHLSIKVEKSYSMPTKTMEVLRLQDQGSKMLPDSVLTTHERVVQISGLSATFAEIFLEIIQSNLPEGVRLSVKEHTEEDFKGRFKTQPELEELLAKLN